In a genomic window of Streptomyces noursei ATCC 11455:
- the ectB gene encoding diaminobutyrate--2-oxoglutarate transaminase produces MTLTQPDLSVFETVESEVRSYCRGWPTVFDRAQGSRLTDEDGHTYLDFFAGAGSLNYGHNNAVLKRALLDYIERDGITHGLDMSTTAKRAFLESFQNIILRPRDLPYKVMFPGPTGANSVEAALKLARKVKGRESIVSFTNAFHGMSLGALAVTGNSMKRAGAGIPLVHGTPMPFDNYLDGQTPDFLWFERLLEDQGSGLNKPAAVIVETVQGEGGINVARTEWLRALAALCQRQDMLLIVDDIQMGCGRTGAFFSFEEAGIVPDIVTVSKSISGYGLPMALTLFKPELDIWEPGEHNGTFRGNNPAFVTAAAALDTYWADGQMEKQTLARGEIVEAHLKAIAEEHPGTFAEYRGRGLVWGLECTDKSLANKIAGRAFELGLLIETSGPQSEVVKLLPALTTTPEELDEGLRILARAVRDCA; encoded by the coding sequence GTGACCCTCACCCAGCCCGATCTGAGCGTCTTCGAAACCGTCGAGTCGGAGGTGCGCAGCTACTGCCGTGGCTGGCCCACCGTCTTCGACCGCGCCCAGGGCAGCCGCCTGACCGACGAGGACGGCCACACCTACCTGGACTTCTTCGCCGGTGCCGGTTCGCTCAACTACGGGCACAACAACGCCGTCCTCAAACGCGCCCTGCTCGACTACATCGAGCGGGACGGCATCACCCACGGCCTGGACATGTCCACCACGGCCAAGCGGGCCTTCCTGGAGTCGTTCCAGAACATCATCCTGCGGCCCCGCGACCTGCCCTACAAGGTCATGTTCCCGGGCCCGACGGGCGCCAACTCCGTCGAGGCCGCGCTCAAGCTGGCCCGCAAGGTCAAGGGCCGCGAGTCGATCGTGTCCTTCACCAACGCCTTCCACGGCATGTCGCTGGGCGCCCTCGCGGTCACCGGCAACTCCATGAAGCGGGCCGGCGCCGGCATCCCGCTGGTGCACGGCACCCCGATGCCGTTCGACAACTACCTCGACGGCCAGACGCCGGACTTCCTGTGGTTCGAGCGGCTGCTGGAGGACCAGGGCTCGGGCCTGAACAAGCCCGCGGCCGTGATCGTGGAGACCGTGCAGGGCGAGGGCGGGATCAACGTCGCCCGCACCGAGTGGCTGCGCGCCCTGGCCGCCCTGTGCCAGCGCCAGGACATGCTGCTGATCGTCGACGACATCCAGATGGGCTGCGGCCGTACGGGTGCCTTCTTCTCCTTCGAGGAGGCGGGCATCGTGCCGGACATCGTCACCGTCTCCAAGTCCATCAGCGGCTACGGACTGCCGATGGCGCTCACGCTGTTCAAGCCGGAGCTGGACATCTGGGAGCCCGGCGAGCACAACGGCACCTTCCGCGGCAACAACCCGGCGTTCGTCACCGCGGCCGCCGCCCTGGACACGTACTGGGCCGACGGTCAGATGGAGAAGCAGACGCTGGCCCGCGGTGAGATCGTCGAGGCGCACCTGAAGGCCATCGCCGAGGAGCACCCGGGCACCTTCGCCGAGTACCGCGGCCGCGGTCTGGTGTGGGGCCTGGAGTGCACCGACAAGAGCCTCGCCAACAAGATCGCGGGGCGCGCCTTCGAGCTGGGTCTGCTGATCGAGACCTCCGGCCCGCAGAGCGAGGTCGTCAAACTGCTGCCCGCGCTGACGACCACCCCCGAGGAACTGGACGAGGGCCTGCGGATCCTCGCCCGCGCGGTCCGCGACTGCGCCTGA
- a CDS encoding amidohydrolase family protein, giving the protein MSEGAVLHLKGRVLVGPDDVRDELWVIDGRVSFERPALARDARTVTGWALPGLVDAHCHVGLDAHGPVDAATSEKQALTDRDAGTLLIRDAGSPSDTRWIDDRPDLPRIIRAGRHIARTRRYIRNYAHEIEPADLVAYVAREARRGDGWVKLVGDWIDRSTGDLAACWPPGEVAAAIAEAHRLGARVTAHCFAEESLAPLVEAGIDCIEHATGLTEDTIPLFAERQVAIVPTLVNIATFPQLAAGGETKFPRWADHMRRLHARRYDTVRAAYDAGVPIFAGTDAGGSLPHGLVADEVAELMKAGLPVEAALSATTWGAREWLGRPGLTEGASADLVVYEADPRADVRVLAAPRLVVLRGRVVG; this is encoded by the coding sequence ATGAGTGAAGGTGCGGTGCTGCACCTCAAGGGGAGGGTCCTCGTCGGGCCGGACGACGTCCGCGACGAGCTGTGGGTCATCGACGGCCGGGTCAGCTTCGAGCGGCCGGCCCTGGCACGCGATGCCAGGACCGTGACCGGCTGGGCGCTGCCGGGCCTGGTCGACGCCCACTGCCACGTCGGACTGGACGCGCACGGGCCGGTGGACGCCGCCACCAGCGAGAAGCAGGCGCTCACCGACCGGGACGCCGGCACCCTCCTGATCCGGGACGCCGGCTCGCCCTCGGACACCCGCTGGATCGACGACCGTCCCGACCTGCCGCGGATCATCCGCGCCGGCCGGCACATCGCCCGCACCAGGCGCTACATCCGCAACTACGCGCACGAGATCGAGCCGGCCGACCTGGTCGCCTACGTCGCCCGGGAGGCACGGCGCGGCGACGGCTGGGTCAAGCTCGTCGGCGACTGGATCGACCGCTCCACCGGCGACCTGGCCGCCTGCTGGCCGCCCGGCGAGGTGGCCGCCGCCATCGCCGAGGCGCACCGGCTCGGCGCCCGGGTCACCGCCCACTGCTTCGCCGAGGAGTCCCTCGCCCCGCTGGTCGAGGCCGGCATCGACTGCATCGAGCACGCCACCGGACTGACCGAGGACACCATCCCGCTCTTCGCCGAGCGCCAGGTCGCGATCGTCCCCACGCTGGTCAACATCGCGACCTTCCCGCAGCTCGCGGCCGGCGGCGAGACGAAGTTCCCGCGCTGGGCGGACCACATGCGCCGGCTGCACGCCCGGCGCTACGACACCGTGCGGGCCGCCTACGACGCCGGCGTCCCGATCTTCGCCGGCACCGACGCCGGCGGCTCGCTGCCGCACGGCCTGGTCGCCGACGAGGTCGCCGAGCTGATGAAGGCGGGGCTGCCCGTCGAGGCCGCCCTCTCGGCGACGACCTGGGGCGCCCGGGAGTGGCTCGGCCGCCCCGGGCTCACCGAGGGCGCCTCCGCGGACCTGGTCGTCTACGAGGCCGACCCGCGGGCCGACGTCCGGGTGCTGGCGGCGCCGCGCCTGGTGGTGCTGCGCGGCCGGGTCGTGGGCTGA
- a CDS encoding sirohydrochlorin chelatase: protein MTTRPALLIAGHGTRHEGAAGALRALVRTLAERHPEVPVAGGFFGAAASPLPLSGAVEELAARGATRLIVVPLLMAPTGPIRESLPEAVARAVATHPGLDSVCLPELGPHPRLLEVLERRLDEALGGGARRPADRARTTVLLVGRGAADPYANAEVVRAARLLWEGRGFAGVETAFVTLAAPDVPAGLDRCRALAAAAPGTWGPGRIVVLPFFFFAGDLLERLRMQTEGWAAAHPGAEVLAAEPIGAAPELAAVIMERYRATVADEAAGHGRAAAGDARPATGPLSDTALSATGGQA from the coding sequence GTGACCACCCGTCCCGCACTGCTCATCGCCGGTCACGGCACCCGTCACGAAGGGGCGGCCGGCGCCCTGCGCGCACTGGTGCGCACGCTCGCCGAACGGCACCCCGAAGTGCCGGTCGCCGGCGGCTTCTTCGGCGCCGCGGCGTCGCCGCTGCCGCTGTCCGGCGCGGTCGAGGAGCTGGCCGCGCGGGGCGCGACCCGGCTGATCGTGGTGCCGCTGCTGATGGCGCCCACCGGGCCGATACGGGAGTCGCTGCCGGAGGCGGTGGCGCGGGCGGTCGCGACGCACCCCGGTCTCGACTCGGTGTGCCTGCCCGAGCTGGGGCCGCACCCCCGGCTGCTGGAGGTGCTGGAGCGGCGGCTGGACGAGGCGCTGGGCGGCGGCGCGCGGCGGCCCGCGGACCGGGCCCGCACCACGGTGCTGCTGGTGGGCCGGGGCGCGGCCGATCCCTACGCCAATGCCGAAGTGGTCCGGGCCGCCCGACTGTTGTGGGAGGGCCGCGGCTTCGCGGGCGTGGAGACCGCGTTCGTCACCCTGGCGGCGCCGGACGTGCCGGCCGGGCTGGACCGGTGCCGGGCGCTGGCCGCGGCGGCGCCGGGCACCTGGGGTCCGGGGCGGATCGTGGTCCTGCCGTTCTTCTTCTTCGCCGGTGACCTGCTGGAGCGGCTGCGGATGCAGACCGAGGGCTGGGCGGCGGCGCACCCGGGAGCCGAGGTGCTGGCCGCGGAGCCGATCGGCGCGGCGCCGGAACTCGCCGCGGTGATCATGGAGCGCTACCGGGCGACGGTGGCGGACGAGGCGGCGGGGCACGGCCGGGCGGCGGCGGGGGACGCCCGGCCGGCGACCGGCCCGCTGTCCGACACCGCGCTGAGCGCCACGGGGGGCCAGGCGTGA
- a CDS encoding cobalamin biosynthesis protein, with amino-acid sequence MSGAAAVPRRPGGVLVAGVGARRGVPAAEVLELIGAALAAAGRAPGGLAGLAGLAGLATVDAKAAEPGLVAAARELGVPLWSFPAAELAAVPVPAPSAAVRAVAGTPSVAEAAALLAAGPGARLVVGKRVSAPVGRPAAATCALAAPAAPNSRDIPAITSGTAGAADMPTAGPAIVIVPSPDAPAPPERPTPRSPSGVDRWAAEGGGHRPDSEAPGTKETL; translated from the coding sequence ATGAGCGGCGCGGCCGCGGTCCCGCGGCGGCCGGGCGGCGTGCTGGTCGCGGGGGTGGGGGCCCGGCGCGGGGTGCCGGCGGCGGAGGTGCTGGAGCTGATCGGGGCGGCGCTGGCGGCGGCGGGCCGGGCGCCGGGCGGGCTGGCCGGGCTGGCCGGGCTGGCCGGGCTGGCCACCGTCGACGCCAAGGCGGCCGAGCCGGGGCTGGTGGCCGCGGCACGGGAACTCGGGGTTCCGCTGTGGTCGTTCCCGGCGGCGGAGCTGGCGGCGGTGCCGGTCCCGGCGCCGTCCGCCGCGGTCCGGGCGGTGGCCGGTACGCCGAGCGTCGCCGAGGCGGCCGCGCTGCTGGCCGCGGGGCCCGGGGCCCGGCTGGTCGTCGGCAAGCGGGTGTCGGCGCCGGTGGGCCGGCCGGCCGCGGCGACCTGCGCCCTGGCGGCCCCCGCCGCCCCGAACTCCCGGGACATTCCCGCCATTACCTCCGGTACGGCGGGCGCGGCCGACATGCCCACGGCGGGTCCCGCTATCGTCATCGTCCCCTCCCCCGACGCACCGGCTCCACCGGAGCGGCCGACGCCGCGCTCCCCATCCGGCGTGGACCGGTGGGCGGCGGAGGGCGGCGGCCACCGCCCCGACAGCGAAGCCCCTGGCACCAAGGAGACGTTGTGA
- a CDS encoding cobyrinate a,c-diamide synthase produces MSGGAVPRLVIAAPSSGAGKTTVATGLMAAFAEAGLAVSPHKVGPDYIDPGYHSLATGRPGRNLDAYLCGLQQIAPLFLHGAAGADLALVEGVMGLFDGASGMGELSSTAQVAKVLRAPVVLVVDASSQSRSVAALVHGFASWDPEVRLAGVILNKVGSDRHEELLRDAMGSSGVPVLGALRRTEQARTPSRHLGLVPVAERRAEALDSVRALAARVREGCDLEALLALARSVPELPDRPWDPARAVSAPAVGADRPVVAVAGGPAFTFSYAEHAELLTAAGAEVVPFDPLRDEQLPPGTRGLVIGGGFPEMYAPELSANAPLRAAVADLAASGAPVAAECAGLLYLSRSLDGKPMCGVLPADGRMTERLTLGYREAVALTDNALAAAGTRVRGHEFHRTVLEPGAGASPAWGVTHPRRGVEGFVSGGVHASYLHVHWAAEPALAGRLVASAARVAAPAADGAR; encoded by the coding sequence ATGAGCGGCGGTGCCGTGCCCCGGCTGGTGATCGCCGCGCCGTCCTCGGGTGCCGGGAAGACGACGGTGGCCACCGGCCTGATGGCGGCGTTCGCCGAGGCGGGCCTTGCGGTGTCGCCGCACAAGGTGGGGCCGGACTACATCGATCCGGGGTACCACTCGCTGGCCACCGGCCGGCCCGGCCGCAACCTGGACGCCTACCTGTGCGGCCTGCAACAGATCGCGCCGCTGTTCCTGCACGGGGCGGCGGGCGCCGACCTGGCGCTGGTCGAGGGCGTGATGGGGCTGTTCGACGGGGCGTCAGGGATGGGCGAGCTGTCCTCGACCGCGCAGGTGGCGAAGGTGCTGCGGGCGCCGGTGGTGCTGGTGGTGGACGCCTCCTCGCAGTCCCGGTCGGTGGCGGCGCTGGTGCACGGCTTCGCGTCGTGGGACCCGGAGGTGCGGCTGGCCGGGGTGATCCTCAACAAGGTCGGTTCGGACCGGCACGAGGAGCTGCTGCGGGACGCCATGGGCTCCTCCGGGGTGCCGGTGCTCGGGGCGCTGCGCCGTACCGAGCAGGCCCGTACGCCGTCCCGGCACCTGGGGCTGGTGCCGGTCGCCGAGCGGCGTGCCGAGGCCCTGGACTCGGTGCGGGCGCTGGCCGCGCGGGTGCGCGAGGGCTGCGACCTGGAGGCGCTGCTGGCGCTGGCGCGCTCGGTGCCGGAGCTGCCGGACCGGCCGTGGGACCCGGCCCGGGCGGTGTCGGCGCCCGCCGTGGGCGCCGACCGGCCGGTGGTCGCGGTGGCCGGCGGCCCCGCGTTCACCTTCTCGTACGCCGAGCACGCCGAGCTGCTGACCGCGGCGGGCGCCGAGGTGGTGCCGTTCGACCCGCTGCGGGACGAGCAACTGCCGCCCGGCACCCGGGGGTTGGTGATCGGCGGCGGCTTTCCGGAGATGTACGCGCCGGAGCTGTCGGCGAACGCGCCGCTGCGGGCCGCGGTGGCCGACCTGGCCGCGTCCGGGGCGCCGGTCGCCGCGGAGTGCGCCGGGTTGCTCTATCTCTCCCGCTCGCTCGACGGGAAGCCGATGTGCGGGGTGCTGCCCGCCGACGGCCGGATGACCGAGCGGCTGACCCTCGGCTACCGGGAGGCGGTGGCGCTGACCGACAACGCGCTGGCGGCGGCCGGGACCCGGGTGCGGGGCCACGAGTTCCACCGGACGGTGCTGGAGCCGGGCGCGGGGGCGTCCCCGGCGTGGGGCGTGACGCACCCCCGGCGCGGCGTGGAGGGCTTCGTCTCCGGCGGGGTGCACGCCTCGTATCTGCATGTGCACTGGGCGGCGGAACCGGCCCTGGCCGGGCGGCTGGTGGCGTCCGCGGCCCGGGTCGCGGCGCCGGCCGCGGACGGCGCCCGGTGA
- the cobC gene encoding Rv2231c family pyridoxal phosphate-dependent protein CobC, protein MTGPTLSSASPAHSGPDSGEVDLRHHGDAEVRGTDPADLTDLAVNVRAGTPPAWLKERIAASLDGLAAYPDGRAARRAVAARHRLPVRQVLLTAGAAEAFVLVARALRARRPVVVHPQFTEPEAALRDAGYEVGRVLLAERDGFRLDPAAVPDDADLVVVGNPTNPTSVLHLAGVVAALARPGRTLVVDEAFMDAVPGERESLAGRVGELPGLVVLRSLTKTWGLAGLRVGYVLADEGTVAALERAQPLWPVSSPALAAAEACCAPAALAEAAAAAEGIAADRAHLLARLAGFPAVAVAGPAAGPFVLVRLPGATAVRAGLRARGFAVRRGDTFPGLGPDWLRLAVRDRATTDRFVAALADVLGEPAR, encoded by the coding sequence GTGACCGGGCCGACTTTGTCGTCTGCGTCCCCGGCGCACAGCGGGCCCGACTCCGGGGAGGTGGATCTGCGGCACCACGGCGACGCCGAGGTGCGCGGCACGGATCCGGCGGATCTGACGGACCTGGCGGTCAACGTCCGCGCGGGCACGCCCCCGGCCTGGCTGAAGGAGCGGATCGCCGCGTCGCTGGACGGGCTGGCCGCGTACCCGGACGGCCGGGCGGCCCGCCGGGCGGTCGCCGCGCGGCACCGGCTGCCGGTGCGGCAGGTGCTGCTGACGGCCGGCGCCGCCGAGGCGTTCGTGCTGGTGGCGCGGGCGCTGCGGGCCCGCCGGCCGGTGGTGGTGCATCCGCAGTTCACCGAGCCGGAGGCGGCGCTGCGGGACGCCGGGTACGAGGTCGGGCGGGTGCTGCTGGCGGAGCGGGACGGCTTCCGGCTGGATCCGGCGGCGGTGCCGGACGACGCGGACCTGGTCGTCGTCGGCAATCCCACCAATCCCACCTCGGTGCTGCATCTGGCGGGTGTGGTGGCCGCTCTGGCGCGGCCCGGCCGCACCCTGGTGGTGGACGAGGCGTTCATGGACGCGGTGCCCGGGGAGCGGGAGTCCCTGGCGGGACGGGTGGGCGAGCTGCCGGGGCTGGTGGTGCTGCGCAGTCTCACCAAGACCTGGGGGCTGGCCGGTCTGCGGGTCGGCTATGTGCTGGCCGACGAGGGGACCGTGGCGGCGCTGGAGCGGGCCCAGCCGCTGTGGCCGGTCTCCAGTCCGGCGCTGGCCGCCGCCGAGGCGTGTTGTGCGCCGGCGGCGCTGGCCGAGGCGGCCGCGGCGGCCGAGGGGATCGCCGCGGACCGGGCCCATCTGCTGGCCCGGCTGGCCGGGTTCCCCGCGGTGGCGGTGGCCGGTCCGGCGGCGGGGCCGTTCGTGCTGGTGCGGCTGCCCGGGGCGACGGCGGTCCGGGCCGGGCTGCGGGCCCGCGGGTTCGCGGTGCGCCGCGGCGACACCTTCCCCGGACTGGGCCCGGACTGGCTCCGGTTGGCCGTCCGGGACCGGGCGACCACCGACCGGTTCGTGGCCGCCCTGGCGGACGTGCTCGGCGAGCCGGCCCGGTAG
- the cobO gene encoding cob(I)yrinic acid a,c-diamide adenosyltransferase, whose protein sequence is MPQGQPSVVPDDGLTTRQRRNRPLVLVHTGRGKGKSTAAFGLALRAWNQGWPVGVFQFVKSAKWKVGEERALKVLGATGEGGTVDWHKMGEGWSWVQRDSQFSNEEAAREGWEQVKRDLAAETYRLLVLDEFAYPMKWGWVDVDEVVSVLRERPGAQHVVITGRDAPEALLDFADLVTDMTKVKHPMDAGQKGQRGIEW, encoded by the coding sequence ATGCCGCAGGGACAGCCGTCCGTCGTACCGGACGACGGGCTCACCACCCGCCAGCGCCGCAACCGCCCGCTGGTCCTGGTCCACACGGGCCGGGGCAAGGGCAAGTCCACCGCCGCCTTCGGGCTGGCGCTCCGGGCCTGGAACCAGGGCTGGCCGGTCGGGGTGTTCCAGTTCGTGAAGTCGGCGAAGTGGAAGGTCGGCGAGGAGCGGGCGCTGAAGGTGCTGGGCGCCACCGGGGAGGGCGGCACCGTCGACTGGCACAAGATGGGCGAGGGCTGGTCCTGGGTGCAGCGCGACTCCCAGTTCAGCAACGAGGAGGCGGCCCGGGAGGGTTGGGAGCAGGTCAAGCGGGACCTGGCGGCCGAGACCTACCGGCTGCTGGTGCTGGACGAGTTCGCCTACCCGATGAAGTGGGGCTGGGTGGACGTCGACGAGGTGGTGTCGGTGCTGCGCGAGCGGCCCGGTGCGCAGCACGTCGTCATCACCGGGCGGGACGCGCCCGAGGCACTGCTGGACTTCGCGGACCTGGTGACGGACATGACGAAGGTCAAGCACCCGATGGACGCGGGCCAGAAGGGCCAGCGGGGCATCGAATGGTGA
- the ectA gene encoding diaminobutyrate acetyltransferase: protein MTAAQADHAGARSEIREIPEGFKLDTPRVEDGAAIWRIARDSKTLDLNSSYSYLLWCRDFAATSAVARDATGEPAAFITGYLRPDRPDTLVVWQVAVDAAHRGRGLAAALLDGLTTRAVDELGVRRVETTISPGNTASNRLFASFAERHSVPIEREVLFDAALFPEQGHEAEVLHLIGPFEAPPGSRR, encoded by the coding sequence ATGACCGCCGCACAAGCAGACCATGCCGGTGCCCGAAGCGAAATCAGAGAAATACCGGAGGGCTTCAAGCTCGACACCCCCCGGGTGGAGGACGGGGCCGCGATCTGGCGCATCGCCCGCGACTCGAAGACGCTGGACCTGAACTCCTCCTACAGCTACCTCCTGTGGTGCCGCGACTTCGCCGCCACCTCCGCCGTCGCCCGCGACGCGACGGGCGAGCCGGCCGCGTTCATCACCGGCTATCTGCGCCCGGACCGCCCGGACACCCTCGTCGTCTGGCAGGTCGCCGTCGACGCGGCGCACCGCGGGCGGGGCCTGGCCGCCGCCCTGCTGGACGGGCTGACCACCCGTGCCGTCGACGAACTGGGCGTCCGCCGCGTGGAGACCACGATCTCGCCCGGCAACACCGCCTCCAACCGGCTGTTCGCCTCCTTCGCCGAGCGGCACTCGGTGCCGATCGAGCGCGAGGTGCTCTTCGACGCGGCGCTCTTCCCCGAGCAGGGCCACGAGGCGGAGGTCCTGCACCTCATAGGCCCGTTCGAGGCGCCGCCCGGCAGCAGACGCTGA
- a CDS encoding SCO1860 family LAETG-anchored protein, giving the protein MSTRSTTFAGSTGSTGTTGRIGAVLAAAVLTAGPAVALAAAPAAYATGDDARGHGTSGAVVLRTALDVNLLDKSLNVPVRAVLDEVHAPASADKTALTVRLDGIDGGRPVSLLRADVATARATADGRTAEGHAHLVRAKVQLPGLPALPLAEVQQVTARAVCTAGQRPRAESQVLGDVVVLGKRVALRAGGTTEVDVPGVGDVRLDLSQKSTTSASAAATALQLRVSVNPLKLNVAEVHGQVTLAQATCTTPHGTPDQPGTPAHPGQPHEPGTGTQAHTGGGARPATENLAETGGSAATPYLVGGAVLLVAGGAGAMVYTRRRSAAPDGRG; this is encoded by the coding sequence GTGTCCACCCGTTCCACCACATTCGCCGGCTCCACCGGCTCCACCGGCACCACCGGGCGGATCGGCGCCGTGCTGGCCGCCGCCGTCCTGACGGCCGGTCCCGCCGTCGCCCTCGCCGCCGCGCCCGCCGCGTACGCCACCGGCGACGACGCCCGTGGCCACGGCACCTCGGGGGCGGTGGTGCTGCGCACCGCCCTGGACGTCAACCTGCTCGACAAGAGCCTGAACGTCCCCGTCCGGGCCGTCCTCGACGAGGTCCACGCCCCGGCCTCGGCCGACAAGACCGCGCTCACCGTCCGGCTGGACGGCATCGACGGCGGCCGGCCGGTCAGCCTGCTGCGGGCCGACGTCGCCACCGCCCGGGCCACCGCCGACGGGCGGACCGCCGAGGGCCACGCCCACCTCGTCCGCGCCAAGGTCCAGCTCCCCGGCCTGCCGGCGCTGCCGCTGGCCGAGGTCCAGCAGGTCACCGCCCGCGCCGTCTGCACGGCAGGACAGCGCCCCCGGGCCGAGTCCCAGGTGCTGGGCGACGTCGTGGTGCTGGGCAAGCGGGTCGCGCTCCGTGCCGGCGGGACCACCGAGGTCGACGTGCCCGGCGTCGGCGACGTCCGGCTCGACCTGTCGCAGAAGAGCACCACCTCGGCGAGCGCCGCCGCCACCGCGCTCCAACTCCGGGTCTCCGTCAACCCGTTGAAGCTCAACGTCGCGGAGGTGCACGGCCAGGTCACGCTGGCCCAGGCCACCTGCACCACCCCGCACGGCACCCCGGACCAGCCCGGCACCCCGGCGCACCCCGGTCAGCCCCACGAGCCGGGCACCGGCACCCAGGCGCACACCGGGGGCGGCGCCCGCCCGGCCACCGAGAACCTCGCCGAGACCGGCGGCAGCGCCGCCACCCCGTACCTCGTCGGCGGCGCGGTTCTGTTGGTCGCCGGCGGCGCCGGCGCGATGGTCTACACCCGCCGCCGGAGCGCCGCGCCGGACGGGCGCGGCTGA